In Pseudophryne corroboree isolate aPseCor3 chromosome 3, aPseCor3.hap2, whole genome shotgun sequence, a genomic segment contains:
- the OSER1 gene encoding oxidative stress-responsive serine-rich protein 1 isoform X2 — MESEAKDGDEENLQSAFKKLRVDADGSTRKTTRGAGRTPRRRRSKSPVLHPPKFTHCSTKTTCSSQLKHKSLCDAVDGSVPISRSAASDPPSTSRSANGYMGFGLKPSGEPASETSSQLGKISSSVSLEPRASLKASLPSDFHSVSELSTDANCTCNGSDCQCDNWQNMEVYSFSGLRDMLTECEKTVKEDCSQPLQNRTQTVGSGASGSPRSCSEQARASVDDVTIEDLAGYMEYYLYIPKKMSHMAEMMYT, encoded by the coding sequence atcGACAAGAAAAACTACAAGAGGAGCCGGAAGAACACCACGTAGAAGACGCTCTAAATCCCCAGTACTTCATCCGCCAAAGTTTACACACTGCAGCACAAAGACAACTTGTAGCTCACAACTAAAGCACAAGAGCCTTTGTGACGCTGTAGATGGAAGTGTCCCCATCAGCCGATCAGCTGCAAGTGATCCACCTAGCACTTCTCGTAGTGCCAATGGCTACATGGGATTTGGCCTCAAGCCCTCTGGGGAGCCTGCATCAGAGACATCTTCCCAGTTGGGGAAGATAAGTTCTTCAGTTTCCTTGGAACCCAGAGCAAGTTTAAAGGCCAGCCTCCCCTCGGATTTTCACTCTGTATCTGAGCTCAGCACAGATGCAAATTGTACTTGCAACGGTAGTGACTGCCAGTGCGATAACTGGCAGAACATGGAAGTGTACTCCTTTTCAGGCTTGCGGGACATGCTAACAGAATGTGAGAAGACTGTGAAGGAGGATTGCTCTCAGCCTTTACAAAACAGAACTCAAACCGTGGGCAGCGGTGCTTCTGGATCTCCACGTTCCTGCTCAGAACAAGCCAGAGCATCAGTTGATGATGTAACCATAGAAGATCTCGCTGGATACATGGAATACTACCTATATATTCCAAAGAAAATGTCacacatggcagaaatgatgtacaCCTGA